GCATAGATCTATTGGACTTGAGCACCCGGCGCACAAGCCCGATCCAGGGCGGTCAAAAACCGTTGATTGTCTTCGGGACGCCCCACGCTCAGACGAATATATTGGGGATAGCCATAGGCCCGCATCGAGCGCACGATGACCCCCTGGCGAAGCATCCGTTCGAACAGGTCGTCGGCCGGTCGTTGCACATCAATGAGCAGGAAATTGGCCTCGCTGGGAAACGCCTGAAATCCGCGACGGCCCAATTCCCTATACAGGAAATCGAGCCCCTGGTGTACCGTATCCAACGTATGTTTAAGGAAATCCACATCATCCAAGGCCGCAACGGCCGCGGCCTGTGCCAGGCTGTTCACGTTGAAGGGCATGCGCACGCGATTCAGGTACCCGGCCAAAGGTACGGGCATGACGCCGTAGCCCACCCGCAATCCGGCCAGGCCATATGCCTTGCTGAAGGTCCGCAGGGTCACCACCGTCTGCTCGGCTTTCAAATAGTTAAGCCCGGACACGGCGTTCCGATCGCGGACAAATTCGAAATAGGCCTCGTCCACCACCACCAACACATGGGGCGGCACGGCGGCCAGGAACGATTCGAAGGCCTGGCGGCCAGCGACGGTTCCCGTGGGATTGTTGGGATTGCAGACGAACACCATCCGGGTCCGAGGCCCGATGCGTTCCAGCATCCCATCCAAATCGATGCAGAGCTGTTTCAGGGGCACCTTGACCGGCGTGGCACCGGCGCTCTGCGCCACGATGGTGTACATGAGAAACGATGGATCGGGGACGACAACCTCGTCGCCGGGCTTGAGCAGGACCCGCGCCAGCATGCCGAGCAGGTCGTCCGAGCCATTGCCCAATACAATTTCCCGGGCCGTCACTTTCAAATGTGAGGCCAATCGTTCGACCAGCTCGTAACCGGCCCCGTCCGGATAGCGGTGCAAGCGAGCGAGGGCCCGATCCAGGGCCGCGATGGCCTTGGGCGAGGGCCCCAATGGATTCTCGTTGGAGGCCAGTTTGACCGAATCGGAGATACCATATTCCCGTTCGAGCTCCTCGATGGGCTTGCCCGGGACGTATGGCGCGATGTTCTGGATATAATCGGGAATGGGGAGTTTCATGACCTTCATCTCATCGAATCGGTGTCCGCCTTCGGACGCCACCGGCGACATGATGCCTGTCCACAAATAGGCCCTTTGTGGATTGGGCACAACCTAATTGTTTGCCGCTGCGACACCGGCCTCCATGGCCTTCATGTTCAGCGGTATGAGCTTGGGTCTGCTCTGGAACTCCTCTTCGATGCACCGTTTGAGGGTCTCCAGGGGAACCAGTTTGGTGCGGGCCACGAAGGCCGCCAGTGCCACGATATTCGCTGCCTTTGAACTGCCGTTGTCCGTGGCGATTTCCACCACCGGCACTTTAAGTACATCCACATCGTTACGCTGCACATCGTCGGGAATCAAAGACGAATTGATCATCACCACGCCGCCGGATTTTATGGTCGAAACGAATTTTTGCAGCGAGGGCCGATTCATGGCGACCAGATGGGAAGGATTCTTGATGATCGGTGAGCCGATCGGCTGATCACCGATGACGACCATGCAATAGGCCGTGCCTCCGCGCATTTCCGGTCCGTAGGAGGGAATCCAGGCCACTTCATACCCCTCTTCCATGGCGGCATGGGCCAAAATTTTTCCAATCAGCATGATGCCTTGTCCACCGAAACCGGCAAACATCACTTCACTTTGCATGGCGTCTCCTTGCCCTCGGCCCATCGTCGAATGGGCCCCACGTTCAACAGTTCTTGAGGTCGATTTTTGAGTTGATGGCTTCGCACAAAACGGTTTCCCCCGCTTCGCGGTGGAACTTTTTATCCCAGGAAACGGGCCACCAACATGACGCTTCCATAGTAGCCCGGAATAAGATTCCCCCGTCATTCCGGCGTAAGCCGATAGCCAGTATTTTCAATTTCTTCTGGGTGCCGGATCGCGTCCGGCATGGCGCTTCTGCAGTAGTTTACGAGTTCATCAAAATTATGCGGCGCCGGCTGCGGCGACCAGCTTCTCCGTCACTTCCCTGTCCGGGGTTTTCTTGTCACCCAATGGGTAATACGGCAGCAGCACATCCTCGGCCCACTGGACGGCATCTTTGGGCGTCATCCCCCAGTTGGTGGGGCAGGTGCTGATCACCTCCACGAAAGAAAAACACCGATTTTCCATCTGATAGACGAAAGCGCGCTCGATCGCTTTTTTGGCCTTTTGAATATGCTTGGGTTTGATGACGGTCTGCCGTGTAATGTAACCGGGAGTTCTTAGCGTGGCCAACAACTCGGCCATGCGAATGGGCATGCCCACCTCCTCGGTCTTCCGACCGAAGGGCGATGTGGTGGTGCGCTGATTGGGCATGGTCGTGGGTGCCATCTGCCCCCCGGTCATGCCGTAGATGGCGTTGTTGACAAAAATGGTGGTGAATTTTTCTCCCCGGTTGGCGGCATGGACGATCTCTCCCATGCCGATGCTCGCCAGATCACCATCCCCCTGATAGGTGAACACCATCAGGTCGGGCCGCACTCGCTTGATGCCCGTGGCCATGGCCGGCGCCCGCCCGTGGGCGGCCTCCTGGAAATCGCAATCAATATAGTTATAAGCCATAACGGCGCAGCCTACGGGTGCAATACCCACGGTGCGTCCCCGTATGTCCAATGCGTCGATGGTTTCGGCCACCAACCGATGGATCACGCCATGGGTGCATCCCGGACAGTAGTGGGTGCTCACATCGAACATGGATTTGGGTCTTTGAAATAACTTGGCCATTGGATTATCTCCTTGGGGTGGTTCCGCGCTTTCAACCCTTGCATCTTAATGGTGAAGGCCAGCGGACCGTTTCCTGACTGATTTCATCGTCTATACGCTGGCCTTGACCAGATCGATAATCTCCTCGGGCGTCGGCACTTCGCCGCCGCACTTGCCGTACCACTCCACCGGCCGGATGCCATGGAGGCAGCGTTCCACGTCGTCGACCATCTGTCCCATGCTCATTTCAATGGACAAGACGGTCCGGCAGCTCGGTTTGGCGGCCGCCTCCCGGATAGCGACGTCCGGAAAGGGGAACAACGTTTGCGGCCGTATCAGACCGACCTCGATCCCCTGGCCTTTGAGGGCATTTATCGCGGTCTTGCATACGCGGCTCATGGTACCGTAGGAAACGATCAGAACCTGGTAATCCCCGTCGGTGTTATAAGCCTCGAAGCGCACCTCTTCCGCCTTCATACGCTCGTATTTGG
This Desulfatitalea tepidiphila DNA region includes the following protein-coding sequences:
- a CDS encoding 2-oxoacid:acceptor oxidoreductase family protein yields the protein MQSEVMFAGFGGQGIMLIGKILAHAAMEEGYEVAWIPSYGPEMRGGTAYCMVVIGDQPIGSPIIKNPSHLVAMNRPSLQKFVSTIKSGGVVMINSSLIPDDVQRNDVDVLKVPVVEIATDNGSSKAANIVALAAFVARTKLVPLETLKRCIEEEFQSRPKLIPLNMKAMEAGVAAANN
- the hisC gene encoding histidinol-phosphate transaminase, with protein sequence MSPVASEGGHRFDEMKVMKLPIPDYIQNIAPYVPGKPIEELEREYGISDSVKLASNENPLGPSPKAIAALDRALARLHRYPDGAGYELVERLASHLKVTAREIVLGNGSDDLLGMLARVLLKPGDEVVVPDPSFLMYTIVAQSAGATPVKVPLKQLCIDLDGMLERIGPRTRMVFVCNPNNPTGTVAGRQAFESFLAAVPPHVLVVVDEAYFEFVRDRNAVSGLNYLKAEQTVVTLRTFSKAYGLAGLRVGYGVMPVPLAGYLNRVRMPFNVNSLAQAAAVAALDDVDFLKHTLDTVHQGLDFLYRELGRRGFQAFPSEANFLLIDVQRPADDLFERMLRQGVIVRSMRAYGYPQYIRLSVGRPEDNQRFLTALDRACAPGAQVQ
- a CDS encoding thiamine pyrophosphate-dependent enzyme, translating into MAKLFQRPKSMFDVSTHYCPGCTHGVIHRLVAETIDALDIRGRTVGIAPVGCAVMAYNYIDCDFQEAAHGRAPAMATGIKRVRPDLMVFTYQGDGDLASIGMGEIVHAANRGEKFTTIFVNNAIYGMTGGQMAPTTMPNQRTTTSPFGRKTEEVGMPIRMAELLATLRTPGYITRQTVIKPKHIQKAKKAIERAFVYQMENRCFSFVEVISTCPTNWGMTPKDAVQWAEDVLLPYYPLGDKKTPDREVTEKLVAAAGAA